The Intrasporangium calvum DSM 43043 sequence CACCACGCCGCGGGAGTTGCAGGCCAGCGCGAAGGTCGAGTCGGCGAGCGTGAAGACGAAGCCGCCGTGGCAGATGTCGTGCCCGTTGACCATGTCCGCGCGGACCGGCATCCGGACGACGGCGTGGTCCTGCTCGATGACGACCGCCTCCATGCCGAGCCGGCGGGAGGCCTCGTCGTCAGCCCACATCTGCCGCGCGAACGCCACGCCGGCGTCCTCGCCACCGCCCACGGGTTCGCTCATTGCACCGTTCCGTCGAGGAGGGCGGGGCTCGGTCGGTAGCGCCCCCCGGGGAAGACCCGGTCGAGCTCCTCGATCTGGCGGGAGACCACGGCGAAGCCGAGCGACCGCCCCCACTCGATCGGCCCGCGCGGGTAGCGGGTCCCGAGCACCATCGCGATGTCGACGTCCGCTGCGGTGGCCTCCCCCCGCCCGACGAGGTCAGCGGCCTCGTTGACGAGCATCGCCACCGTCCGCGCGAGCGGGTCGGTCTCGACCGGGCCGCCGACGAGACGCTCAGCCAGCCCGAGGTCGGGGTCACCGCCGACGAGAACGCCGTCAGCGGCATACGTGTAGACGCCCTGCCCGGTCTTGCGACCGAGCCGGCCCGCCTCGACGAGGCCACGCTGGAACTCCGTCGGCGCGTAGCGCTCGTCCCGCCCGGTCTGCTCCCAGACGGACGTGCCGACGGCGAGGTTGACGTCCTGGCCGATGAAGTCGGTCAGCTCGAGCGGCCCCATCGGGAAGCCGCCCTTCTCCCGCAGGATCCAGTCGATCGTCGCGGCGTCTGCCACGCCCGCCTCGACCATCCGCTGCGCCTCGCCGTAGAACGGCCGGGCG is a genomic window containing:
- the paaI gene encoding hydroxyphenylacetyl-CoA thioesterase PaaI — encoded protein: MSEPVGGGEDAGVAFARQMWADDEASRRLGMEAVVIEQDHAVVRMPVRADMVNGHDICHGGFVFTLADSTFALACNSRGVVTVASGADITFTAPSRLGDVLVAEGMVRSAFGRSGITDVTVKRESDGQIIAEFRGRSRSLKRQ
- a CDS encoding FAD-dependent oxidoreductase, encoding MNLTDVAVIGAGAMGAGIAQVAATAGHRVSLVDAVPGAAEAATDRLGGGLDRLVAKGRLTADDAAAIRGRLTPAGSVAELPDCGLVIEAVPEDLALKRKIFGELGGSQPASTILATNTSSIDVSAIAEAVIHPERVVGLHFFNPPQVMALVEVIHGARSSATVLDEAVELMRAWGKTPVRCSSTPGFIVNRVARPFYGEAQRMVEAGVADAATIDWILREKGGFPMGPLELTDFIGQDVNLAVGTSVWEQTGRDERYAPTEFQRGLVEAGRLGRKTGQGVYTYAADGVLVGGDPDLGLAERLVGGPVETDPLARTVAMLVNEAADLVGRGEATAADVDIAMVLGTRYPRGPIEWGRSLGFAVVSRQIEELDRVFPGGRYRPSPALLDGTVQ